The genomic interval TTGATAGAACTGGACTGAGTAATCAAATAACAAACTATGATATTTGAATTTGTTTTCCAGTCATGACTTTTCAATGTAAAAGATATTCATCTAAATTCAAAATTGGTATTAATCGACAGTTATGAATTTGGCAAAATCTTGTATATTACTATCCCCTACATCAATATCAGTCTCATCATAAACTATAATGGATGGATAATCATCTGATGTAGAAGAGAAAAAGCCTTTGTTCAATGGTCCTGGATTTAATACCAATGTTTTACCTATTTTTTCAATTCTTTTCATATGTGTATGTCCTAGAATTAATACATCGAAAATCTGACTTTCAATCAACAATTCACTTAGTTGGGGATTTGTCCCGTGGTAAATTCCAACCTCCTTACCATTAATAAGTATCCTTCCAAATTCATTTAAGAAAAAAGCGTTTTGAAGTTTTCTAAACTGATCGACCAACCCAATTATTTCCCCATCGTTATTGCCTCGCACCCCATAGAATTTTGTATTTTGTTTTAATTCTCTAAATAGTGTAATCATACCTGGGTAAATATAGTCGCCTGCGTGAAATACATGATCAACATCTAATGTATTAAAAATTTCAATTGCCTTTTTTGTATTCTGAATATCGTCATGCGTGTCAGAAATCACTCCAATTTTCAATACTCTCAGTAAAATACTGGAGATAAAAATCTCTTTTGATAATAGGACAACATTATTTAGCTTTCTCTCCCCCTTTTTTTGTTTTCTACAAACTTGTTTCTAGATAAAGATAATAGTTTCAATTAGCACGTTGTTATTATGCTATACAATCAAATCTAAATATATCAATTCTATAGGAGGAATGGGAAAACCATTCAACATCCAACGAATCTTTCTTGTGGTTTTTTTTATTTTTTTTCTATATATACTGCAGATTTCCTGCCGGCCCTATTAACAACATAAAATGCATGACAAGAAATAATTAGTGCAGCCAGAGTCATTTTGGTAGCAAAAACCAGGTTCCATGGCGTCTCTGGATTTGGATAACTGATATTAATTTCATCTACGTTTAGCGAGTTGTTTATGGTGTTTACGGTAATTAGGGAACCCCAGACAGTAAAATTGTAAACAAATTCATATGCTGCTACAACAATTAATATCAGCGACAAAACGGATAAGACAGACCGTACGATCTTTGGAGTATTCTGTACTCTCTTATAACCAATTTTAGTAACGCAAAACCACGTAAT from Candidatus Nitrosocosmicus hydrocola carries:
- a CDS encoding metallophosphoesterase — translated: MKIGVISDTHDDIQNTKKAIEIFNTLDVDHVFHAGDYIYPGMITLFRELKQNTKFYGVRGNNDGEIIGLVDQFRKLQNAFFLNEFGRILINGKEVGIYHGTNPQLSELLIESQIFDVLILGHTHMKRIEKIGKTLVLNPGPLNKGFFSSTSDDYPSIIVYDETDIDVGDSNIQDFAKFITVD